The following is a genomic window from Pseudomonas lurida.
CGTGGGCGCGCAGGTAGTGGTTGAGCAACTGCTGGTGGAAGCGCTCGGCCTGCTTGCGGGTGTCGAGGAACAGGCAGTGCTGCGCGGCACCCTCGGTGCCGAAATCGTTGGTGGTACTGCCGACCGCGATCACCAGGCTGTCATAGCCCAGCACGCGCGCGGGCACCAGCTCGCGACCTTCTTCGTCGAGGGTGGCGGCCAGCTGGATTTTCTTCTGTTCACGGTCAAGCCCACTCATGCGCCCCAGTTGGAACTCGAAGTGGTTCCATTTGGCCTGGGCGACATAATTGAGTTCGTCTTCCGAAGAGTTCAGCGAACCGGCCGCCACTTCGTGCAGCAAGGGCTTCCAGATATGGGTCAGGTTCGCGTCCACCAGAGTGATGCTGGCGGTGCCGCGCTTGCCCAGAGTCTTACCCAGGCGGGTAGCCAACTCCAGGCCGCCGGCGCCGCCGCCGACGATAATAATACGATGGGTCATGGGGATATCTCGCAAGGCTAAAAGAAATCGGAGCAGTCACCCCCGCGAGCGCCAGGCAGCTCATAGCGTCAGGTAACTCAAAAGTCGGCTCAGCAAGCCAAGGCCGATCACCACTACCAGCACCACACCAAGGAGCAGCCACGGCCGGAAAGGCTTGCGCTCGACTCGGTTCTGGGAGAGTTGCAGGTACTCTTCGACATGCTGTTGGTCATCGGGGTTCAGGCGGCTGGTCATAAAGGCCTCGTCAGGTAGACGTTGCAAAAGGGCGCCACGTTACAGTCCGGGGGCTCAGAGGCTGATGCCCACGTCGAACACTATGCTGCGGCCCAGGTTGTTGCGCAAGAAATCCGGGGCGTCCGGGTGGGCGAACAACACCCGTGCAAAGGTCGGCCCCACCAGTGACAACGAGCGCCAGCCCTGGCGCAGGTATTCCGTCGGCGGCGGGAAGTGGCTATTGAGGTCGAGCACTTCACGCTTGAGGCTGGTGAAGGCGACGATATCCAGCTCCCCCAGGTCCATCCCGCGTTCCTTGTAGTTATGGGCCTTCTTGCGCAGCGTGGGCGCCAGGCGCAGTAAAAACTCATGGGCCGGGATGCGTCGCGGCTTGGCCTCGCGCCGTACCAGTTGGCTCAGGGAGAAGGCGCTGCGTCGGCGCAGCAACTCGTCGCGCCACTCGTCATTCAGGCGGCGACCCTCGTCCAGCACGAAAAACACCTCGAAGCTGGCATCGCGAAACAGCACGTCCGGCGGCTCTTGACCGGCGGCGTGGAATTCTTCGGCACGGTAGGGCACGTTCAAGCCTTGCAGCAGGCGCTGGCAGACCCAACGCTCACGCTCCCATTTGCGGGCATTGGACAAGAATGCGTTGGCTTGTTCGGCCGCTACGGTGAGCAGGCGCAAGTAATCTGAGTCATCCATAGCTAGCAGCTTAGCGCCCAAATGATGACCGCAGGAAGTCCCGCTGCAAAAGGTCGGTGTAGACTGGACACTCGAGCGTCCAACCGGGTGAGAGGAGTGTGCAGTGAAGTTTCTAGCCGTGGTTTTATTGGGGCTGTTGCCCGTGTGGGCCCAGGCCATTGAAGTGGGCGAACGCCTGGCCCCTTGGACCTTGTTGGATCAATTTGACCAGGCTTACACCTTGGATAACCAGGCGCAGGTCTTGCTGGTTGCGCGCAGCATGGACGCCGCCAAGCAGGTGGATGCGGCGCTGCAGGGCCAACCCAAAGGCTATCTCGAGGCGCGACACGCCGTGTTTGTCGCTGATATCCAGCGCATGCCGCGCCTGATCGCCAAGCTGTTTGCCGTGCCGGCCATGCAGTCCTACAGCTACCGGGTCATGCTGGACCGTGATGCACGCATCGCGCCGCGTTATCCGGGGGCTGTGGATAAAGTGCTGTGGCTGCAACTGGATAACGGCAAGCTGGTCGCCCAGCACGAATACAGCTCGGCTGCAGATCTGCGCCAGGCCCTGGAGCAGGTGAAGCCGTGATCAGTGCGGCCGTGTTGGCGCCGGCAACCCTCGGCATCGGCTGGCTGCTCTATGCACCTGTAGTGGTGTGGGCCCTCCTGCGTTCACCCTGGGTCGAGCTATTCGCCGACCGGCGGCGCCAGCACTTACTGTTCGGCACCGTGTTTGCGTTGTTCATGCTGTGGCTCGTGCGGCGGGATTTTGATACGGGGGTGTCCTACCACTTCATTGGCATGACCGCCGTGACCCTGCTGCTGGATTGGCCACTCGCAATGGTCGGCGGCTTTGCCGCCCAGGTGGGCTTGATGCTGTTGGGGCGCCAGGACCTCGCGGCCCTGGGTATCAACGGCCTGCTGCTGATCGTGCTGCCGGTGCTGGTCACCGAAGCCTGCGCGTTGCTGGTCGAACGCGCGCAACCGCGCAATCCCTTCGTGTATATCTTCTGCTCCGGATTTTTCGCGGCGGCGCTGTCGGCCTTGCTCTGTCTGTTGGCCGGGCTGGGGCTTCTGTGGTTCGACGGCCGTTTCGCCATGCCGGAATGGCTGGAGGATTTCGTCGGCTACCTGTGGCTGATCATCTTTCCCGAAGCGTTCATCAACGGCATGGTGATCAGCGCGCTGGTGGTGTTTTGCCCAGAATGGCTGGAGACCTTCAACCGTACTCGCTACTTGTCGGCCCCCTGGAAGGACGACGATTCACAGCGTTGACCCAGATCAAATCCCACCCGGCCAAGCAGGCCCATGCTCTGCGAAATTTTTCCAGGCAAGTCGGGAGCACGGATCATGAGTGTGTATGAGTGGGCACGGCAGGAGTTGCGCAGAAGCCAGGACGCAGCACAGGAAATCGGTTTCGACCCCGGCCTGACCCTGCGCGCCATGCTCAGCGCGGTGGTGCAGCAGAGCAAGGGTGTGCGCAGCTTCGAAGACCTGGCCGACGAGTTGCAATACCTTGCAGAGAACCTCGACGACCAGCAGGAATACGCCTTTATGCGCCCTTAGTGGCGCTGCGGCAGGTCTTCGGAAAACAGCTCGTCTTCTGCGTCCGGGGCCACGGGAATCTTGTGTTCTTCAGCGGCCCAGGCGCCCAGGTCGATGAGTTTGCAGCGGTCCGAGCAGAACGGCCGGTTGAGGTTGGTCGCTTTCCATTCCACGGGGGCACCGCAGGTTGGGCAATCGACGGTCAAGGGTTGGCTCATGATCGGCCTCCACGCAAAGTAAGGTAAAAGTGATGCAGTCGTTCGACCTCGCTGTGCAGCCAGGCGAGGTCCCGGTCGTTGACCAGCACGTCATCGGCATGGTTCAGGCGATCTTCCCGGCTGGACTGGGCCTTGAGAATCGCGTGTACCTGCTGTTCGTTGATGCCATCGCGCTGCAGGGTACGCTGAATCTGCAGCGATTGCGGCACGTCGATCACCAGGATGCGCTGGGTCATGCTGTACTGGCCTGATTCGATCAGCAGCGGCGACACCAATATCGCGTAGGGTGACTTCGCGCGCGCCAGGTGGCTGCGAATTTCTTCGCCAATCAGTGGGTGCAGCAAGGCTTCGAGCCAGCGGCGCTCTTCGGGCACTTCAAAGATCAGCTTGCGCAATGCGCCGCGGTCCAGCTGGCCGTCAGGCTGCAGCACGCTGGCACCAAAGTGCTCGGCAATACTCGCCAGTGCCGGCCGACCAGGCTCGACCACCCAGCGGGCGGCGTGGTCGGCGTCCACCAGGTCGATACCCAGGTCGATGAAGTGCTGGGCCGCCGCGCTTTTACCGCTGCCGATGCCGCCGGTGAGGCCAAGAATCCAGGGTGTTGCAACAGAAGTGGTCATCTGAAACCGACAGACTGCAAATAGAAGTCGGTTATTTGACCACCCCAGAGCAATGCAATCCAGCCGGCAATCGCCAGATACGGACCAAATGGCATCGGTGCCGATGCCTGGGCCTTGCGCAGGCGCATCAGGATCAAGCCCACGAACACACCTACCAGCGACGACATCAACAGCGTCATCGGCAGGATCTGCCAGCCGCCCCAGGCACCGAGCAGCGCCAGCAGCTTGAAGTCACCATGGCCCATGCCGTCCTTGCCGGTAACCAGCTTGAACAGCCAGAACACGCTCCACAGGCTCATGTACCCGATCACCGCGCCCCACAGGGCATCGGGCAGTGTCGTCAGCAGTCCGAACCCGTTGACGATCAGCCCCAGCCACAGCAGCGGCATCACCAGCACATCCGGCAACAGTTGGTGATCGGCATCGATCAGGCTCATCGCCAACAACCCCCAACTCAGTACCAGCACCGCGCCCGCTGGCCAGCCAAAGCCGAAATGCCAGGCAACCCAGGCCGAGATCAACCCGCACGCCAGTTCAGTGAGCGGATAACGGACGCTGATTGCCTTTTGGCATTGGGCGCAGCGGCCTCGCAGAAACAGGTAGCTGAGCAGTGGGATGTTTTCCCTCGGGCGTATCGGATGGTTGCACTGCGGGCAGCAGGAGTTGGGGTGCATCAGGTTGTAGGTCGGGCCGGCAGGTTCAGCGGGCAAGCCGAGTACTTCGTGGGCCTGCGCACGCCATTCCCGTTCGAGCATCTTTGGCAGGCGCCACACCAGTACGTTGAGAAAACTGCCGACGATCAGTCCCAGCACTGACGCCAGCGCAATAAATGCCCAGGGGTGGCCAGCCAGCAGCAGGCTCAAAATGCGCTCCCCAACTGGAATACCGGTAAATACATCGCGACCACCAGTGCGCCGACGATCCCTCCCAGTACCACCATAATCAGCGGCTCCATAAGGTTGGTGAGGTTATCGACCACGTTATCCACATCGGCCTCGTAATGGCTGGCGACCTTTTCCAGCATGCTGTCCAGCGTGCCTGATTCTTCGCCGATGGCTGTCATCTGGATCGCCATGCGGGGAAACAGGCCGCTGGCGACCATGGATTGATTCAATTGCATGCCCGTCGCTACGTCGCGTCGCATATGTTCGATTGCCTGTCTGAACGGCCCTGAACCGGCGGCCCCGGCCACCGAGTCCAGCGCCTGCACCAACGGAACGCCGGCGGCAAACGTGGTGGAAAGCGTGCGGGCGTAGCGGGCCACGGCGGATTTGCTCAGCAGTTTGCCTGCCAGGGGCGTTTTCAACAAACAGCTGTCCAGCCAGGCACGAACATCGGCGAAGGTACGGTAGGCGTGGCGCAACCCCAAGCCTGCCGCAAGAATGCCCAGCGCGATGATCCACCAGGCTTTCTGCATGAATTCGGAAAGGGCGATCACCTGCAATGTGAAGCCAGGCAGCTTGCCGTCGACGCCGGCGAACAGCGTCTGGAACTGTGGCACGACGTGGACCAGCAGCACGCCGGTGACGAGACTGGCGACCACCAGCACGGTGATCGGATAGGTCATGGCTTTTTTGATCCTGGCCTTTAGCTGTTCGCTCTTCTCTCGGTGGATTGCCACGCGTTCCAGCAAGGTTTCAAGGGCTCCGGCCTGTTCGCCGGCGGCTACCAGGTTGCAGTACAGCGCGTCGAAATAATGAGGTTGCTTGCGCAGCGCCTCGGCAAGGCTGGTGCCGGCGGCAATCGCCTGTTTCAACCCTTGCACCAGCTTACGCATGGGCCGGTTGTCGAAACCTTCACCGATGACGTCGAAGGCTTGCAGGAGAGGAATCCCGGCCTTGAGCAGCGTAGCCAGTTGGCGCGTGAACAGGGTGATGTCCGCCGGCTTGATCGAGGGTACGAAGCTCGGCAGCACTGGGGATTTCTTGCGCACATGCCCAGGGCTGATGCCCTGTTGGCGTAACTGAACCTTGACCCTTGCAACGCTGTGCCCGGTGGTCTGCCCGGACACCCTGCGTCCTTTGCGGTTGATGCCTTCCCAGGCGTAGAGCGTTGAAGCGTTGTCCATGTCACGGTTCCGCACAGAGGTCGTCGAAGATTTATAGCTTAGTCAGGTGACGGATCCGGACTGGCCGGCAGTGCCGGATAAAATGTCAGAATGTGCGTCTTGTGCGCGATTGACCGCTTGCGGATGAGTACACTGGCGCCGCTGCACAACGCGGGGCGCAGGATGCGCCTTGTCATGAGTTCTATCCTGGAGAGTGAATGTGATACGTCAAAAAGGTTTTACCCTGATCGAGCTGTTGATCGTCGTGGCAATCATCGGCATTTTGGCCACCATTGGCCTGCCCATGTACACCACCCACCAGGCCAAGGCCAAGTTCACCGCCGGCCTGGCAGAGATCTCCGCCTTGAAGGCCGGGTACGAGGACACCCTCAACCAGGGCACCGTGCCCACCCTTGCATTGATTGGCGGTACCAGCCCGACAGCCAACTGCAAGATCGAGGTGACGGGGGATGTTGCCACGGGCACGGGCGCTATCCGTTGCGAACTGCTCGACGCACCGGCACCGGTGCTGGGCAAGACCATCAGCCTGACGCGCAGCGCCACCACCGGTTGGAAATGCACCACCACCGCTGAGGCCAACTATGTCGCCAAAGGCTGCGGCGCCGACGGCGCATAAGGGCTAAACCATCCACAGGGAAGTTGAGGTGGCCGATGGCGATATCTTTAGAGCAACGCGGCAGTATTTTTCTGGTAGCAGTGGTATGCCTGCTGATCATCGGGATATGTGCACCGTTCGGTGGGCATGATTTACAGCGGGTCATGCAGGTCACCATCGGGGTCTGTGCGGTGTTGTATGGGCTGTCATTCAGCCGTGCTGAACAGCTGGTAGACCGGCCCACCGCACTTGGCCTGGCGTTGGTCGTTGCGCTGGGCCTGGTGTCGTCAATGCTGGCCCGCCAGCCGCTCTGGGCGCTTGTCGAAGTGGCCGTGTTCGTCAGCTGTGGGGCGATCGCCATGGCGTTTGCCTTGCTGCGTCGTCAGGGGGGCGAGCCGCTGGATCGCGCCTTGATACTGGTGGTGGTGCTGCTATGCCTGATCAAGTCGATTCAATACCTGCATGCGGGCGCGCTCGCGTTTACCAGTGCCGCACGGACACTGGACCCTGACGTGCTGCTGTCTGGCTTTTCCAACAAGCGTTTCTATGGCCAGTTCCAGACGTTCACCCTGCCGCTGCTGGCGCTTCCCTTATTGATCCCGGCACTCTCCCGCTCATTAAAGGGTGCCGTGTTTGTGTTGTTGTGCGTGTGGTGGATGATCGCAATTGGAGGCGGCACGCGTGGCACCTGGCTGGGCATGGGCGCGGCGGGCGTCGTGGTGTCGGTGCTGGGGCCGTGGGGCCGGCGCTGGCTGGGTTGGCAGCTGGCCGCAGTGCTGGGTGGCCTGTTGCTGTATTGGCTGTTGTTTACGGTGCTGGCGGATTACCTGGGGATCCAGATCCTCAATGACGCCCGTGATCGCCTCACCACGAGCCTGTCGGGGCGCGGTCCGATCTGGTGGCAGGCGTGGCATATGCTTGTCGAGCGACCGTGGCTGGGTTTCGGGCCTATGCATTTTGCCGATATCGCCAATGAAATTGCCGCACACCCGCACCAGGCCATCCTGCAATGGGCCAGTGAATGGGGTGTGCCCTCGGCGTTGTGCGTTGCGGTTCTGGCATGGCGAGGCGGGTGGGCCACCTTCGGCTTACTGCGTAAACGTGGGCAGTGCGCCGAGCGTGCCGACCTGATGCGGCTCTGCCTGTTTGCGGCGTTGGTCGGTGCGTTGGTGCAGTCGATGGTCGATGGCGTGATAGTGATGCCCAACTCTCAAGTCTGGTTGGCGCTGGTGGTCGGCTGGTTGATGGCATTGCATGTGTGGCGAGCCCCATTGGCCGCCGAGCTGCCGTTGGCCTGGCGGGCCTGGAAAATCTTGAGTGTGCTGGCCGTTGGTCTGCTGATCGTGATCGCCGCGCGCGATGTGCCTCACATCAAGCAAGCCCAGCAGCAGTACCTGGACAGCCATGGCGGCTGGCTGCAGCCACGCTTCTGGGCGCAGGGCGTCATTGCTCGCTGACGCCGGCAAGTTGCTGGACGCTCGATGCGGTGCTAGCTTTAGCCCACCGCCCGTGTAGCTCAGCCGGTAGAGCAGCGCACTCGTAACGCGAAGGTCGCAGGTTCGATTCCTGTCTCGGGCACAAAGGCAACAAAGGCGTCACCGTTTTAAAGGCACTGTTTTCAGATGATCCCAGAATGGTTCTGAAGGCCAGACGAGCCGGCATTCGAGCCTGCTCTTTTGTATCTGCGCAACCTTGATGACCCAGATGCATCCCCATTCCTCGATCTAAGAGAACAACATGACCACGACTGAAATGACCCAGGAAGTTCGGCACCAAGCAGCCCTCGAAAAATACCTCGAGGAATCGCCGCAGCTTAGAGAAGAGATCAAGGACCTGAGCGCCGATGATCAGCGCGATCAGATTCAGTGGGCATTCGAGGACGAGGCCGAGAGCCAGGGCTACCAGCCCTGGGAGCTGACCCTCAAATACACCTCGACACCGGAAGAATTCGAAGCGGCACGGCTGGCCTTGCACAAAGAGGCGGCCGAGGTGCTGGGTGTCGAATGGGAAGAGTATTGCGAGATGAATGACTTGGTCGTTTAAAAGCAGCCGCAAGTTTCAAGCTGCAAGCTGTTATCCAGCCTTCTTGCAGCTTGAAGCTTACCGCTTGCAATGCCTTAGATACTAAGGCGCATCGACAAGTCTACCGCCTTCACATCCTTGGTCATCGCGCCAATGGAGATGTAATCCACACCCGTCTCGGCAATGGGCAGCAGGGTGCTTTCATTGATCCCGCCGCTGGCCTCCAGCTTGGCCTTGCCGCCGTTGAGGCGCACGGCTTCACGCATATCCTCCAGGCTCAACTCATCGAGCATGATGATGTCGGCGCCTGCCGCCAGGGCTGCGCGCAGCTCCTCCAGGCTTTCCACCTCGATTTCCACCGGCTTGCCGGGCGCGATCTTGTGGGCAGCGGTGATCGCCTCGGCAATGCCACCGCAGGCGGCGATATGGTTTTCCTTGATCAGGAACGCGTCATACAAACCGATACGGTGGTTGTGGCAGCCGCCGCAGGTGACTGCGTACTTTTGTGCCAGGCGCAGGCCCGGCAGGGTCTTGCGGGTATCCAGCAGCTTGACCTGGGTGCTGGCGACAAAGTCCGCCAAAAATTGGGCGCGGGTGGCGACCCCGGAGAGCAATTGCAGGAAGTTCAGTGCACAGCGTTCGCCGCTGAGCAGCGAACGTGCCGGGCCTTCGAGGTGGAACAGTACCTGGTTGGGGCTGACACGCTCACCATCGGCCACCTGCCAATGCACGGCAACCCTCGGGTCTAGCTGGCGAAACACCGCATCCACCCAGGCTGTACCGGCGATAACCGCCGCGTCGCGGGTAATGATCGTGGCCGTCGCCAGCCGCTCGGCCGGGATCAACTGCGCAGTGATGTCGCCGCTGCCAATGTCTTCCAGCAGTGCGCGGCGCACGTTGGCTTCGATTTCGGCGGTGAGGTCGGCAAGACGGAGATTCGGCATAACAGGCTCCACATACAAAGTGCCTCGATTATAGGGGCAGTGTGCGTTCGAACCCAGGCTCACCACTCATTTACCGCGCATTGGCAGAGTTTGCTGGCGCAACCCCCCTCATATGCAAGATAATCTGGCGCCTTGCAATTGGCGTCATAGCTTTGACGTTCTGGTGATAACCGGTTATCCCTGGTTCCCGACGGGACCCTTACCCGATCTTTCCCCACCCAATACCGCCGTTTCAGGAGGCCAGGATGCACAATGACGGAAAGGTGGTGCCAATCAACAAGGCACACGCTACGCCATCGCCGCTCGCCCGACTGCCGGTGGTGTTGCTGCAGGTCCGCGACAAGGCGGCGCAACAGTTGCAACAAGGTCTTCAGGACCTGTTCGATAACGCCGACGACACATTGTTCGAGATGGCCGACAAGGCGCGCAATAACCGCGATCACCATATTTTCTTCGAAGCCATGCGCGACCTGCGCCTCAAGCGCAAGAATTTCGAACGCGTGTTCATGGAGCGTCTTTTCGAAGCCTTTGCCGGCCTGGGCCAGGCAGGGCGAGGAGAGTTGCAACTGGTACCGGTGGTCTCCTATGACGCGGTGCCGGGTTCCTCCAGGGATAATCTGGAAAAAGCCGTCGCGCTCGAGGCCATGCTGGAGCGGGTGCGGCACCGTGACGGTCTGGCGCTGGGGCAGCTCACGGCGCGTTTGAGCGTTTTGCTCGGCAACCGCCTGGATGATCGTGAGAACCCCCTAGGGCCTGCGCTGCTGTGTGAGTTTTTCTTGCGGGCGGGACGCAGCCTGGGCGTGGAGATCCGCGTCAAACTGATCATGCTCAAACTGTTTGAAAAATACGTGCTCAGCGATGCCGACCAACTCTACGGCGAAGCCAACCAGCTGTTGGTCGCAACGGGTGTATTACCTGAGCTCAAGGCCATACCGTCGCGCCGCCCTGATGGGCGTGCGGACCGTGAACATCCACAAGAAGACAGTTCGCCGGCCGCCGACCAGCCCGCCGACGAAAATGGCCAGGAAGCTTTCGCCGCGCTGCAGCCGTTGCTCACAGGGGTGCGTGGCAGCGTGGCGCCGACACTTGAGGCCAGCGCCGAGCCGCTGCCCATTTCCACCCGAGATCTGCTGCGCCTGCTCTCCCATTTGCAGCAGTACGTGCCGGAGCCGGAGGTAGAAGATGATTTCGACCTGCGTAGCCAGCTAGGACAGTTGCTGACCCGTGTCAGCGTCAAGAGTGGCAAGTCACGGGTGGTGGAAGAGGCGGACGAAGACGTGATCAATCTGGTCGCGCTGATGTTCGAGTTCATCCTCAACGACCGCGCCGTGCCTGATGCCTTCAAGGCCTTGATCGGTCGCTTGCAGATCCCGATGCTGAAAGTAGCGTTGCTGGACAAGAGCTTTTTCAGCCGTGCCAGCCACCCGGCGCGGCGCCTGCTCAATGAAATCGCAGCCGCAGCCTTGGGCAACAGCCCCTGTGAGGACTACGCGCGCGATCACCTCTACCTGCGCATCGAGCAGGTCGTGCAGCGCCTGCTCAACGAGTTTGTCGAAGATGCGTCGATTTTTTCCCAGTTGCTTGCCGAGTTCAGTGCCTTTACCGCCGATGAGCGCCGACGCAGTGACTTGCTTGAACAACACACCCGTGACGCCGAAGCCGGGCGCGTGCGCACCGAAGCCGCCCGCCAGCACGTGGCCGATGTTCTGAATAAACGGCTGTTGGGCAAGGTCCTGCCACGTCCGGTCGTGCAGTTCCTGCAGCAGGCGTGGAGCCAGGTGCTGTTGCTGGCCAGCCTCAAGCACGGCGAACAATCCGTACAGTGGCAAGCGGGGCTGCGCACCATGGACGAGTTGATCTGGAGCGTCGGCCTGCAGCAAGACACCGAAGCCGGGCGCCATTTGCTGGAGCAACTGCCGGGCTTGCTCAAGGCCCTGCGCGACGGCTTGACCAGCGCCGCGTTCGACCCCTTCAGTACGCGCGAATTCTTTGTGCGTCTGCAGGCCCTGCATGTCCAGGCACCGGGAGGCGTCGATGAGTTGATCGAAGTGCGTGAGCCGTTTGTGTTGAGTGCGTTACCCGACCCCGTCACCGACCTGCCGGACAACGACCCCGACCTGCTCAAGGCTCGCCAACTCAAGGTCGGCAGCTGGATGGTGTTCCAGGAAGACGAAGCCAGGACGCTGAGATGCAAGTTGACGGCGATCATGGCACCGGCCAACACCTATGTCTTCATCAGTCGCACGGGGCTCAAGGTGCTGGAGAAGAGCGCCGGCCAACTGGCCTTGGCATTCAAGCGTGGCGCGCTGCATACCCTGGATGATGGCCCTTTGTTCGAGCGCGCGCTGGCCGCCGTCGTGGGCAAGCTGCGTCAACTCAATCACGGCAAGTGATCGCAACCGGAGGGTCGAACGCGGCATACTGGTCACACGTTGTCTCGTTCAAGGAACCTGTATGCAGTTGGACCCCACCAGCGGTTGGTGCCAGGGCATTCGTCATTGCCCTTCGCCCAACTTCAACGAGCGCCCCGCAGGCGAAATCTCACTGTTGGTGGTGCATAACATCAGCCTGCCACCGGCGCAGTTCGGTACGGGCAAAGTGCAGGAGTTTTTCCAGAATCGCCTGGATGTCACGGAACATCCCTACTTTGAGGGGATAGCTGACCTACGAGTGTCTGCGCATTTTCTGATTGAGCGTGATGGCGCGGTGACGCAGTTTGTGTCCTGCCTCGACCGGGCCTGGCACGCCGGGGTCTCGCAGTTCGAGGGGCGGGACACCTGCAATGACTTTTCCCTGGGGGTGGAGCTGGAAGGGACCGATGATCAAGCGTTCACCGATGCCCAATACGCCTCGCTGATCGACCTGACCCGCCAGTTGCTGGCAGCTTACCCAGGCATCACTGCCCAGCGCATTTGTGGTCACAGCGATATCGCTCCGGGACGCAAGACTGATCCCGGCCCCGCTTTTGATTGGGCGCGCTTTCGCAGCGCCTTGCAGGATGGAGGACACGCACGATGAGTTTCCTGGTGTTGGTGCTGGCGGTTTGGATCGAGAAGTTCTCGGCCTTGCGCCAGCGGTTGCAGCGTGACGGCGGTTGGCTGCGTGAACTGGCCAAGCTGGAATCGAGCCCACGCATGGGTAAGCAGCCTTGGCTGGTTCTGACGTTGCTGGTGTTATTGCCGGTGGCCTTGCTGGCGTTGTTGTTGCTGGTGCTGGAACCCGTGGCCTACGGACTGTTGGCGCTGCCGGTGCACCTGCTGATCGTCATCTACAGCCTGGGTCGCGGTGATCTGCTCGCCGGGCTCGGTCCGTTTCGCGATGCCTGGCGGCGTGGCGACCTGCAGGCTGCCGAACATGTGGCCGAGCGCGACCTGAGCCTGAGCGCCGACAGTGGCGAACAATTGCTCGAGCGTGTCCAAGGCCATCTGTTGTGGCAGGCCTACCAGAGCTTTTTCGCGGTGATTTTCTGGTACTTCCTGCTGGGCCCGGTTGCCGCCCTGGCCTATCGCCTGCTGGCGCTGGCGAGTGAGCACAGCAACAACCCCCTGGTGGCCGAACGTGCCGGGCAACTGCGCCACGCCTTCGACTGGTTGCCGGTACGCCTGCTGGCGGCCAGTTTTGCGTTGGTGGGCAACTTCGTCGCGGTGGGGCGCGTGATGCTGCACGAACTGCTGAACTGGGACATCAGCGCTGCCCAACTGGTGGAAAAGGTCGGCTTGGTCGCCGCCGAAATCCCGCAGCCGGCGGTAGGCCCCGACGGCATCAACAGCCTGGACCGGATTTGGGAACTGCTGCTACGTGCGGCGGTGCTGTGGTATGCCGGCTTCGCCATCTGGACCGTGTTGCCCTGACGGCGAGCACGGTCAGGAAATGTGGGAGCGGCTTGCTCCCACAATTGTTTTTGCCGTGTCTTTCCTGTCGTTAACCTTAAGTTACAAAACTCCCTTTCAAATTGAGCTATACAGATGCTGGCTAACTGCCGCCCTGCGCCTCAATAAAAATAAAAGAAAGGGAGTTCACCTGTGAAGAGCTTGCTCTATCCGGCTGTCGCGCTGATGAATCGCCTGAGTTTTGGCATGAAGTTCAGCTTGATCAGCGTGTTGTTCCTGCTGCCCATGCTGGCGACCAACTATTACCTGGTGCGTGATTCGTGGCGTGAATTCCAGGGCACCCGTGTGGAACTGCAAAGCCTCGACTTGCTCGGCAGCAGCCTGGCCCTGCGCCGCGACCTGGAAACCCTTAACAACCAAGTGCAGATCAACGCCACCCTTGGCCAGTCCGGCAAGGCCGGTGACCTTGAGGGCAAGATCGGCACCTTGGAGCAAAGCGTGCTGGGCCGTCTGCAAAGCCTCAATGCCATGACCACCGAGCCTGAGCAAATCGCCGCTTTTGACAGTAAGCGTGATGAGTT
Proteins encoded in this region:
- a CDS encoding energy-coupling factor ABC transporter permease, producing MISAAVLAPATLGIGWLLYAPVVVWALLRSPWVELFADRRRQHLLFGTVFALFMLWLVRRDFDTGVSYHFIGMTAVTLLLDWPLAMVGGFAAQVGLMLLGRQDLAALGINGLLLIVLPVLVTEACALLVERAQPRNPFVYIFCSGFFAAALSALLCLLAGLGLLWFDGRFAMPEWLEDFVGYLWLIIFPEAFINGMVISALVVFCPEWLETFNRTRYLSAPWKDDDSQR
- the coaE gene encoding dephospho-CoA kinase (Dephospho-CoA kinase (CoaE) performs the final step in coenzyme A biosynthesis.); this translates as MTTSVATPWILGLTGGIGSGKSAAAQHFIDLGIDLVDADHAARWVVEPGRPALASIAEHFGASVLQPDGQLDRGALRKLIFEVPEERRWLEALLHPLIGEEIRSHLARAKSPYAILVSPLLIESGQYSMTQRILVIDVPQSLQIQRTLQRDGINEQQVHAILKAQSSREDRLNHADDVLVNDRDLAWLHSEVERLHHFYLTLRGGRS
- the yacG gene encoding DNA gyrase inhibitor YacG — encoded protein: MSQPLTVDCPTCGAPVEWKATNLNRPFCSDRCKLIDLGAWAAEEHKIPVAPDAEDELFSEDLPQRH
- a CDS encoding DUF3094 family protein; protein product: MTSRLNPDDQQHVEEYLQLSQNRVERKPFRPWLLLGVVLVVVIGLGLLSRLLSYLTL
- a CDS encoding prepilin peptidase, translating into MSLLLAGHPWAFIALASVLGLIVGSFLNVLVWRLPKMLEREWRAQAHEVLGLPAEPAGPTYNLMHPNSCCPQCNHPIRPRENIPLLSYLFLRGRCAQCQKAISVRYPLTELACGLISAWVAWHFGFGWPAGAVLVLSWGLLAMSLIDADHQLLPDVLVMPLLWLGLIVNGFGLLTTLPDALWGAVIGYMSLWSVFWLFKLVTGKDGMGHGDFKLLALLGAWGGWQILPMTLLMSSLVGVFVGLILMRLRKAQASAPMPFGPYLAIAGWIALLWGGQITDFYLQSVGFR
- a CDS encoding DUF1780 domain-containing protein, with the protein product MDDSDYLRLLTVAAEQANAFLSNARKWERERWVCQRLLQGLNVPYRAEEFHAAGQEPPDVLFRDASFEVFFVLDEGRRLNDEWRDELLRRRSAFSLSQLVRREAKPRRIPAHEFLLRLAPTLRKKAHNYKERGMDLGELDIVAFTSLKREVLDLNSHFPPPTEYLRQGWRSLSLVGPTFARVLFAHPDAPDFLRNNLGRSIVFDVGISL
- a CDS encoding FAD/FMN-containing dehydrogenase, with the protein product MKFLAVVLLGLLPVWAQAIEVGERLAPWTLLDQFDQAYTLDNQAQVLLVARSMDAAKQVDAALQGQPKGYLEARHAVFVADIQRMPRLIAKLFAVPAMQSYSYRVMLDRDARIAPRYPGAVDKVLWLQLDNGKLVAQHEYSSAADLRQALEQVKP
- a CDS encoding pilin, with the translated sequence MRQKGFTLIELLIVVAIIGILATIGLPMYTTHQAKAKFTAGLAEISALKAGYEDTLNQGTVPTLALIGGTSPTANCKIEVTGDVATGTGAIRCELLDAPAPVLGKTISLTRSATTGWKCTTTAEANYVAKGCGADGA
- a CDS encoding type II secretion system F family protein, with translation MDNASTLYAWEGINRKGRRVSGQTTGHSVARVKVQLRQQGISPGHVRKKSPVLPSFVPSIKPADITLFTRQLATLLKAGIPLLQAFDVIGEGFDNRPMRKLVQGLKQAIAAGTSLAEALRKQPHYFDALYCNLVAAGEQAGALETLLERVAIHREKSEQLKARIKKAMTYPITVLVVASLVTGVLLVHVVPQFQTLFAGVDGKLPGFTLQVIALSEFMQKAWWIIALGILAAGLGLRHAYRTFADVRAWLDSCLLKTPLAGKLLSKSAVARYARTLSTTFAAGVPLVQALDSVAGAAGSGPFRQAIEHMRRDVATGMQLNQSMVASGLFPRMAIQMTAIGEESGTLDSMLEKVASHYEADVDNVVDNLTNLMEPLIMVVLGGIVGALVVAMYLPVFQLGSAF